The sequence TTTAAATCAGCACAGAGAATGGCTGCCTGTGGGCCCTGTCCCGGCCTTAGCCCAGTTGAGTGGCTGAGACTGCAACAAGGCCAGTGTATGTAAATAACAGACGCACAGGATGCCTTGTCGCCCCGCCCGGAACACGCCCCCTTGAGAAGATCCCGCCCCCTTGAGATGGCCCCGCCCCCAGGCAGCGCGCCTCCGCAGGCACGGACTTTCCCTTTCTGGCAGGAGGGTGACAGGCCTGAGCTGCTGTCCCGTGGCCTCAGACGTCAGGGATAGAGTGGTCCATGGTGTGGTGCAGCAGGGTCGGGGACAACCTAGATACAGCAACAAGGACAGTCGCCAAAACTGGCAGCaccttctcccccttcccccaaaaACCTGTGCCTCCCTTGCCTCACCCCAAGTTACCAGAAGGAGgccaggaggtggggagaggggaggagggagggaaggagggaggggaggaagggagaggttcggaggggaggggggcagcgGGAGGGGAGGGGTCGGCCGGAGGAGaggggggctggggcgggggggagtGGTTAGCCTTACTTTTTGACCATGTGCTCGTAGATGACAGTGGGGATGATGGTCAGGGTGATGACGTTCCCGGCGGTGGCCAGAATCTCTGTGACTTCTTTGTCCTGGAGAAGAGGTGAGTGACGGTCACCTTGGGAGCCAGGGGCAACTCTGAGGCACCTCTGTGAAGTGGTCAGCGTGGCCCTGCTGGAGTCCACCACTGACAGTGACGGTAGGGAATAGGTTGCCCCTTGAGTGAGGGTGGCAGGCCCTCAGCTCAAGCAAGAATGTGGGCCTCCCATCTGAGGCTCTCTCAGTAAAATGGACTCACCTCTCCTACCCTCACCTCTAGGGCCTGTGTGGGCCTGACACCGAACGGCCTCACAGACATGACTTCCCCCAAAGAGCCCCGGGAATCCCACCAACCACACGTGTATGCCGTCTCCCGGGCCCCAGTCACACCGGGATTCTGAccccaaagcagaaagagaaccACGCTGCAGTGGGGGGACAAGGGGGGACAGTAGGCACACCCACCCACCCTCTTCTCTGGGCTCCTGTCAGCCTGAGCCGAGGCCGTGGGGTACCTCTTCCTCTTACATCTTGTTGACCAGTAAAAAGAAAGGCCTGCAGAAGCCGTTCAGATCGTGGGGAGAACAAGACACGAGAAGCACCTACACAGAGTGTGCCGTACAGCCCAAAGCCGAACGCTAAGGCACGAGACAAACCTCTGGCCCTTACTTGGAGACCGTGACCTTTACTTTACACAGATCTCCGACTTGGCTGTGTGTTTTCCTAGCTGTGCCAGGACCAATGGGAGAAGATATACCAGATGCGACTAGACCGTCAGGCATAGGGGAGAAGATGTGTGACAGGAGTGACCTGGAGATGGCCCTTATGAGGGAGGGGGAGTGGCTCACAAGACTGTGTCATCTGTGGGGTGAGATGGCAAACCCCCCCAGGCCACCTTCACCTGCCTGTGAGCCCCAAAGCCCTGGATGCTGGAGAGGAGGGGACCCTCACTCTAAATCACAACTGGAATTAAGAACGGCTCTCAGTCCTGGTGGCATCAATCAGGATAAACCACTCTCGTTTGTCCAGGGACCAGAAGCCATGTGACTCAACCTCTTCTGGGGTCCATTCCCCGAAGGCACCCACCCTGTCCCCCAGTCTACGTCACAGCACTGGCCCTAGACCATTTGCTCCTTCTTGTATTTAAAGATAAaactcaccacacacacacactgttgggGAGAAGAAAGAAGTAGGAAATGGGCTTCTGAAGAGCCATTTCCTAAAATATTCCTATTAGTGAACATGATCCAGGATACAAACAGAAATATCACACAGAGTAGACCGTGCAGCCAGGAGCCCCTCACCCCCGCCCTGGACACCTGTTTCCTGACACACGTCATCACCACCACCTGTAGTCACACCTCTGGCCTTTATGAGTAAGTAACATCAGCGAGTATTCACTGAGCACTTAGTATCGGCACTGTGCTCGAAGCTCTCGTACCTTTGTCTCATTGAATCCCTGCAGCAGCCTTAGGATGAGGATCTGAAGCTGGGGCGAGGGCAGCAGCTCACCCACAGACACGAACCTTCCCACCACCTCTCGATCTCCCAGTCCCTGAGGTCCTGGGATGGAGCCATGCTCCGCCTTGCTCACCTTCAGCCCAATGACGTTTTGCCCATTCACCTCACACACATAGTGGTTGGTGAGGAGCCCGTTACGGGCCGCGGAACTCCCTTTGACCAAAGAGATGATCTTCCCCTTCTTGATGACGAAGCCGACGTGGCCTGTGCTGTCCTTGTGCATGGTGATGGTCCGCTGGAACGGCCTGGCAGGGAGGGACAGTGAGCTGGGCCTGGGACATAACCAAGGGCAGACAGGCTCCTGGGACCCGGGTGCTCACCTGTCCCGAACGACTATGACAATCTTCTCGGCCGATGCCTTCTTCACCACCTGGTGGGCTTTGTCCGTGCTCCACC comes from Bubalus bubalis isolate 160015118507 breed Murrah chromosome 14, NDDB_SH_1, whole genome shotgun sequence and encodes:
- the SDCBP2 gene encoding syntenin-2 isoform X2 yields the protein MGLSLSSQEVQQSLPQTPESASAAVSGPSPGQVVAPVSGNSLGALRAEIKPGVREIHLCKDERGKTGLRLQAIHKGIFVQLVQANTPASLVGLRFGDQILQIDGRDCAGWSTDKAHQVVKKASAEKIVIVVRDRPFQRTITMHKDSTGHVGFVIKKGKIISLVKGSSAARNGLLTNHYVCEVNGQNVIGLKDKEVTEILATAGNVITLTIIPTVIYEHMVKKLSPTLLHHTMDHSIPDV